A section of the Tamandua tetradactyla isolate mTamTet1 chromosome 4, mTamTet1.pri, whole genome shotgun sequence genome encodes:
- the TMEM272 gene encoding LOW QUALITY PROTEIN: transmembrane protein 272 (The sequence of the model RefSeq protein was modified relative to this genomic sequence to represent the inferred CDS: inserted 3 bases in 2 codons), whose product MPSVHFCGHQHCSFFVLFAFLVLPLSMTFTGTKFLDNCSLIPLYLLVGGIVGTLKVSLLLYNSTRAWQLLSKAVVINDDEFPWRQNAHKYHLHLLLSLFLFLFLWFILGKDWVFSVYLPDFMPPFQQPEGFXTVFAVGVLRLGHAVLVLLXLGSGCVHVCSRWRSAVKED is encoded by the exons CTCGTTTTTTGTCCTCTTTGCTTTCCTGGTGCTGCCGCTGTCCATGACCTTCACAG GAACAAAGTTTTTGGACAACTGCTCCCTCATTCCTTTATATTTGCTGGTGGGCGGGATTGTCGGTACCTTAAAA GTGTCTCTCCTGCTCTACAACTCCACTAGGGCGTGGCAGCTCTTGTCCAAGGCGGTGGTCATCAATGATGACGAATTTCCCTGGAGGCAGAATGCCCACAAataccacctccacctcctcctcagcctcttcctcttcctcttcctctggtTCATCCTGGGGAAGGACTGGGTCTTTTCTGTTTACCTGCCCGATTTCATGCCCCCTTTCCAGCAGCCTGAAGGTTT TACCGTCTTCGCGGTTGGGGTCCTCAGGCTCGGTCACGCCGTGCTGGTCCTGC TCCTGGGCAGTGGCTGCGTCCACGTGTGCTCCAGGTGGAGATCGGCGGTCAAGGAGGACTGA